Proteins encoded within one genomic window of Manis pentadactyla isolate mManPen7 chromosome 4, mManPen7.hap1, whole genome shotgun sequence:
- the SYNC gene encoding syncoilin isoform X3, with protein MPYSGETKAKPSSLEENSESLDEMGTVSPEVTLSLEGTLNLEDILYLGDTGELDETLYLEETEKPEETLYIEETKQPDEAMYVEDPGKPEEPLCMEETMNPEQILCVAEPKKPEETTSPEKTIYRGEMVMSEETPNPEEGFRAGPSSSTEEGLSMEDLELLEGRFQQCVQAVAQLEEERDQLIHELVLLREPALQEVQQVHQDILAAYKLHAQAELERDGLREEIRLVKQKLFKVTKECVAYQYQLECRRQDVAQFADFREVLTTRAAQLSEELAQLQDAYQKQKEQFQQQLEAPPSQRDGHFLQESRRLSTQFENLMAESRQGLEEEYEPQLLRLLERKEAAAKALQKTQAEIQEMKEALRPLQAEAQQLHLQNRNLEDQITLVRQKRDEEVQQYREQLEEMEERQRQLRSGVQLQQQKNKEMEQLRISLAEELSTYKAMLPKSLEQANAPTSQAGGIEKQSQGAV; from the exons ggaaacaaaagcaaagcccAGTTCTCTTGAAGAGAACTCTGAATCCCTGGATGAGATGGGGACAGTGAGCCCAGAAGTTACTTTATCTTTGGAGGGGACCTTGAACTTAGAGGACATTCTCTACCTGGGAGACACAGGAGAGCTTGATGAGACACTGTACTTGGAAGAAACTGAGAAGCCCGAGGAGACACTGTATATTGAGGAGACCAAGCAGCCAGATGAGGCCATGTATGTGGAAGATCCTGGGAAGCCTGAGGAGCCTCTGTGTATGGAGGAAACTATGAACCCAGAGCAGATATTGTGTGTGGCAGAGCCCAAGAAGCCAGAAGAGACCACAAGCCCAGAGAAGACCATTTACAGGGGAGAGATGGTCATGAGTGAGGAGACACCTAACCCTGAGGAGGGCTTCCGAGCTGGGCCTAGTTCCAGCACAGAGGAGGGGCTGAGCATGGAGGACCTGGAATTGCTAGAGGGACGTTTCCAGCAATGTgtacaagctgtggcccagctgGAAGAGGAGAGAGATCAGCTCATCCATGAGCTCGTGTTGCTCCGGGAACCAGCCCTACAAGAGGTGCAACAAGTCCATCAGGACATCCTGGCTGCCTACAAACTGCATGCCCAAGCAGAGCTGGAGAGGGATGGGTTAAGGGAGGAGATCAGGCTGGTCAAGCAGAAGCTGTTTAAGGTGACAAAGGAATGTGTGGCCTACCAATACCAGCTGGAGTGCCGCCGGCAGGATGTGGCCCAATTTGCTGATTTCCGGGAAGTGCTGACTACACGGGCAGCCCAGCTCTCTGAGGAGCTGGCCCAGCTCCAGGATGCCTATCAGAAGCAGAAGGAGCAGTTCCAGCAACAACTAGAAGCACCTCCAAGCCAGAGGGACGGGCACTTTCTCCAGGAGAGCCGGCGGCTGTCCACCCAGTTTGAGAACCTCATGGCCGAGAGCCGCCAGGGCCTGGAGGAGGAGTATGAGCCTCAGCTGCTGCGGCTCCTAGAGAGAAAAGAAGCTGCTGCCAAAGCTCTACAGAAAACCCAGGCTGAGATCCAGGAGATGAAGGAGGCTCTAAGACCCCTGCAAGCAGAGGCCCAGCAGCTCCATCTGCAGAACAGGAACCTAGAGGACCAGATCACACTTGTGAGGCAGAAACGCGATGAGGAAGTGCAACAGTACCGG GAACAGCTAGAGGAAATGGAAGAACGACAGAGGCAGTTAAGAAGTGGGGTGCAACTCcagcaacaaaaaaacaaagaaatggagcAGCTAAGAATCAGCCTTGCTGAGGAGCTCTCAACTTACAA ggCTATGCTACCCAAGAGCCTGGAACAGGCTAATGCTCCCACTTCTCAGGCAGGTGGAATCGAGAAGCAGTCTCAAG